The nucleotide sequence ACCACCTACGGAGGAAAGGTCCTTTATGTGATACAAAAGGGCATTCACCAAAGTGCCTGATGTGTGCCCCGGTGAAGGATGAACCACCATACCGCAAGGCTTTACAATAACCAGCAAACTTTCGTCTTCGTAGATGATGTCTAAGGGTATGTTTTCTGGAAGGACCTCCAACTTTTCGGGCTCTGGTATAAGCAGAACGACCCTTTGGCCTTCTTTTAGCTTTTTGGAGGGTTTGAGTACCAACTCATCATCTATAAGCACATAGCCTTCTTCTATTAGCTTTTGAAAGTAAGACCTTGAAAATTCTGGGTATGCTTTTGTTAAAAACTTATCCAAGCGTGCAGGCTCTTTTACTTCAAACTCAACTACTTCCTGTATTCTCCTCTTCTCCAACCTTTACCCTTATCTCTATCTCCTTTGGGTTTTCGTCGAGCTTTAGACTTTTAGCAAATCCAAGTAAGATGCTGTAGATAACCCTCTTAGGAAAATCCTTAAGCTTTACCTCCCGACCATTAACAAATATTTGAACTTCCCACCCTTTTTCCATGAAATACCTCAGAAAGCCAAATATATTTGTCCCTTTCTGGGCTTGTGGAGAGCATAACAACAGGCACGCCTACGAACCTTTCTATGAAGTTTATGTAATTCATCGCTTTTTCTGGTATGTCTTCGGCGCTTGTTATACCGTAGGTGCTTTCCTTCCAACCCTCAAAACTTTTGTATATTGGCTGTGCCTTTTCTAAGAGGAAAAGGCTTGCAGGAAAGTTTTCAAAAGTCTCATTTCCTATTTTGTAAGCGGTGCATACCTTTATTTCTTCAAAACCGTCCAAAACGTCCAATTTGGTAAGAACTATACCGTCCAAACCGTTTAACTTTACTGCGTGCCTTAGAGCGACCAAATCCAACCATCCACACCTTCTTGGTCTTCCTGTGGTTGCTCCGTATTCTTTACCCTTCTCTCTTATAAGATCGCCTACCTCATCCTTTAGCTCTGTGGGAAAGGGCCCCTCTCCTACCCTTGTAGTGTATGCCTTAGAAACGCCGAGGAATTTTGCTCCCGAGAAAAACTTTGGTGGAAGGCCCGTGCCTGCAGATAGCCCAAGGGCCGAAGAGTTGGAAGAGGTCACGTAAGGATATGTGCCAATATCTACGTCCAAAAGGGTTCCTTGGGCCCCTTCAAAGAGTATGCTCTTTTTTGTGTTTAAAAGGTAACTTGACGTGTCTGTAACGCAGTGCTTTATCTCTTCAAAATTCTCCAAAGCCCTATCCACCACCTCATCTACCTTCATCTCAAAGGCTTCACAGTAAACCTTCTTGCAAAGCTCTTCCACAAACTCCAAATTGTCCCTTACTAAGCTGTAGAACCTGTCTTTGTCCCAAAGGTCACAAACCCTTATGCCCTTCCTTGCATACTTTAGCATATAGGCGGGACCTATACCCCTCAAGGTGGTGCCTATTTTGCCCTTTTTCTCCAAAAGGGCATCTAAGGTTTTATGATAAGGAAGAACCAAGTGGGCTCTGTCGCTTATCAAAAGCCTGTCTCTAACGCTTATACCTTTGCCTTCTATCTGCTTTATCTCTTCCACTAAGAGCTCTAAATCTACCACCATCCCCTGGGCTATCACTCCAATGGTGTGGCTGTGAAGTATGCCCGTGGGCAAAAGGTGAAGGATAAACTTTTGTCCATTTACCATGACAGTATGGCCCGCATTGCTACCGCCTTGATAGCGCACTACCACCTCGTATTCAGAAGACAAAAGATCCACTATTTTCCCCTTGCCTTCGTCACCCCACTGCGCACCCAAGATTACCAAGTTCATATTTTTGCCTCCATAAGTTCTTCAACCTTTTCCCTTATGGCATTTAAAAGTTCCCTTATCCCCCACCTGTATTTACTGGAAACTACCACAGACCTGCCTTTTAAGAAGGCTGGTTCTGTCAAAAGTTTTATATCCTCTTCCTTTTCTACCAGTTTGTCCGCTTTGTTAAACACGTATATGGTGGGCTTTTCATCTGCGTTA is from Thermocrinis jamiesonii and encodes:
- a CDS encoding adenylosuccinate synthase — encoded protein: MNLVILGAQWGDEGKGKIVDLLSSEYEVVVRYQGGSNAGHTVMVNGQKFILHLLPTGILHSHTIGVIAQGMVVDLELLVEEIKQIEGKGISVRDRLLISDRAHLVLPYHKTLDALLEKKGKIGTTLRGIGPAYMLKYARKGIRVCDLWDKDRFYSLVRDNLEFVEELCKKVYCEAFEMKVDEVVDRALENFEEIKHCVTDTSSYLLNTKKSILFEGAQGTLLDVDIGTYPYVTSSNSSALGLSAGTGLPPKFFSGAKFLGVSKAYTTRVGEGPFPTELKDEVGDLIREKGKEYGATTGRPRRCGWLDLVALRHAVKLNGLDGIVLTKLDVLDGFEEIKVCTAYKIGNETFENFPASLFLLEKAQPIYKSFEGWKESTYGITSAEDIPEKAMNYINFIERFVGVPVVMLSTSPERDKYIWLSEVFHGKRVGSSNIC